The DNA sequence CGGGAGTGCGGTAGTACCCGCCACTCGCCGAGAATTGCGGGTGCCCGAACCCCCCGTGGTGGTGGCTGTGATGTCCGCTGACGTGGCCCTGGTGCGGCACCAGCTGACCGTAAGGCTCGTCGGTCTCCTTGCGGTGGAAGTTGCGGTGGCAGTTACACGCGGCGCATTTCAGCGCGTCCAGCGTCCCCTCGGCTCCCGCGGCCAGGAACTCGCCGCACCCGTCCAGCGCGTGCCCTCCAATCCCCACGGCGTGGTTCTTCAAGCACTCCCTATACCTGCACGCCCTCCTTGtctgctgttgttgttgttgtagctGAGCCGCAGCCGAAGCAGCCGCTTCGGCTGCGGAACTCGCCATTCTGACTCTGccaccccctcctcctcctccgttGTTGTTCACAAGCGAGTCGTAACTCggctccatctccatctcctcaTCGTGCTCCTCCTGATCCTCAAACTCCATGAATCAAAAAGCTAATCAACCTCACTTTCCTCACTAATTAACCAAGAAAGGTTCAAAATTGAAGATAAAGAGAAGTGATTGAGTGAGTaagagtgagtgagtgagtgagtgagagagagtgtGTCAGGTATAAATTTGTGTCATCTCTCTCGCTCGCCCTGCAAAAAGAGCTTGTCCTCCTTGAAAGCCCTTCATATACTTTCCCGTCTAACTCTAAACCCCACCCCCACCGGCTATTCCCGGTCCCAACCGGTCACTTTTCAACGCTTTTTTCACCGCGCGGTAAAAATTCATGTTTTGGGCTAGTGTCAGAGTACCCTCTACTGCTGCTAGTGGGTAGTAGTGGTACTATACTACTAAAACTGCAAGCAACAGAATtgttttaaaacaaaaaaacaaaaacatttgAAACTTCCCCACGCGCTTAGTTTGTCACGGCGGTGTTGGTTGCGGAGGGAGAGGTGGCGCGTGGAGTAGAAGTGATGTGAGGGGTGGGAGTGGAGTGGGGGT is a window from the Rosa chinensis cultivar Old Blush chromosome 2, RchiOBHm-V2, whole genome shotgun sequence genome containing:
- the LOC112189072 gene encoding zinc-finger homeodomain protein 2, translating into MEFEDQEEHDEEMEMEPSYDSLVNNNGGGGGGGRVRMASSAAEAAASAAAQLQQQQQQTRRACRYRECLKNHAVGIGGHALDGCGEFLAAGAEGTLDALKCAACNCHRNFHRKETDEPYGQLVPHQGHVSGHHSHHHGGFGHPQFSASGGYYRTPGGYLHVTTQHRPLALPSTSGGGGTDQDDDMSNPSGGGGGGGSGFGMGMGTTSSKKRFRTKFSQEQKERMLELADRLGWRIQKQDEAAVQSFCDETGVKRHVLKVWMHNNKHTLGKKP